In Elephas maximus indicus isolate mEleMax1 chromosome 7, mEleMax1 primary haplotype, whole genome shotgun sequence, the following proteins share a genomic window:
- the TNKS1BP1 gene encoding 182 kDa tankyrase-1-binding protein isoform X2, giving the protein MKVSTLREGTAMASPPPREMEEELVLTGSEPGDSRAKPPVKPKPRALPTKPALPAKPSLLVPVGPRPPRGPLAELPSARKMNMLAGPQPYGGSKRPLPFAPRPTADAPDGGESTRGTGKEEAGKEEVPPLTPPARCAALGGVRKAPAPFRPASERFAATTVEEILAKMEQPRKEVPASPDRLWGSRLTFNHDGSSRYGPRTYGVVTSPRAEDGGTVSRGWSQEGPLKSPKESQEEHSKTPEERSPRSDLAFNGDMPQPASSEPPADISKPWVPSSLGPSSENGGCASLGLTIDVSDPVPGSPRLHSPDASPARPSQLPEAQSPAAPGASPCPLVTPASTSPVLLDEGSHQPCDPELAAEGVPEAPRPGSPPLEKVLGRHSPGQPQATSPRPLIEEGEFLDLTQMFPSEGQVAAEGHPDLCPTSLAQRRFSEGVLQSPSQDQEKLGGSLAALPQTQGSQSALDRSFGSDTESNWSLSQSFEWTFPTRPSGLGLCRLDSPPPSPITEAPEAAEAAAEAGDSVVSSEEEGVSEQGRGVWAAPEGLERPGSWLQGDDPGISPTQKGHGESDPQSPAVALEPLPTAGSPPRSATLLQAEERDEERGLLAGQESHLPPATREAALPILEPVREQQQPAPPDQPCILFADTPHPRQALPSEEEEEAVTLAQAETTQPRTEVQDPYRASPEPVGPGSSSRWLDDLLASPPPSAGSVRRGAEPEQKDIQTPGTCSEGLLGWAQKDLQSEFGIAADPQPSSFSPSGWSQDTSQDYGLGGMSPRGDPGLGESSWTSKYGQGAGKGSSREWASRCGIGQEEMEAGSGERREASAAARLAAQDWIFGKPNPLGTPQSPEATAQDWEFRRRDSRGTYSSRDAELQDQEFGKRDSLGAYTSRDASLRDWEFGKRDSLGVYTSQVADKQGQELGKKEPLGSYSSQDGDEHDREFEKRDSALGAFGGRGTEQQQGQGFGQRAWMSDYSGGSSSTLLGSQDRGFSTRALSAGFSPEEAQQQDEEFEKKVPSGGDSLGEASRDVSQPEEREPGGLFSPSTPQPQDGVPGQREQGSGATQEVEGLQGRQQAGGQSPGDADLEDKETGKRGWATEFSLRVDSQPEAAFSLGRPDWSDDFCIEGTERSHQFGIIGNDRASGAGLSPSDKMGGGHFVPPEKTTARSVDWTDQLGLRNLEVSSCLDARGLNEARENAVGQMGWSDNLGLRDMDLASRLETGGSEEPRGIKVGEEDWTSDIGVRNRDSAVVGEVGGHSQARESGVGQTDWSGVEAGEFLKSRERGVGQADWTPDLGLRNMAPGVGCSPREPRELGVGQMDWGNNLGLRNLEVSCDLESGGSPEPRGCGVGQMDWAQDLGLRNMELSGGPSEAREHGVGEVGQCPELDLGNSGGLSPDLEATDLSEARELGVGETSGPETPDEEGYSPSSDTHPEDPGMEMGDVPSFRASPGRCPARSPPSGSQGLLEEMLAVHSSKTPAHRESAASALRRLSQEGEAIAIQGEPLDHGRDPLPSWRPQPDGEASRTEEVDGGWGPPGAEQGEQGPLQTPRRPPQCLPPSSLSQDFSFIEDTEILDSAMYRSRANLGRKRGHRAPAIRPGGTLGLSDAGDSDARLFQDSTEPRASRVPSSDEEVVEEPQNRRTRMSLGTKGLKVNLFPGLSPSALKAKLRSRNRSAEEGEPAESKSTQKESAVQRSKSCKVPGLGKPLTLPPKPEKSSGSEGSSPNWLQALKLKKKKI; this is encoded by the exons GTGACTCTCGGGCCAAACCCCCTGTCAAGCCCAAGCCCCGGGCCCTTCCCACCAAGCCAGCCCTGCCTGCCAAGCCCAGCCTACTGGTGCCTGTAGGGCCTCGGCCCCCCCGGGGCCCTCTGGCTGAGCTGCCTTCTGCCCGGAAGATGAACATGCTGGCGGGACCCCAGCCCTATGGTGGCAGCAAACGTCCCCTCCCCTTTGCACCAAGGCCTACTGCTGATGCCCCTGATGGAGGAGAATCCACTCGAGGGACTGGGAAGGAGGAGGCTGGCAAAGAGGAGGTGCCCCCCTTGACCCCTCCAGCGAGATGTGCTGCCCTGGGCGGCGTTCGGAAGGCCCCGGCCCCATTCCGTCCAGCCTCAGAGCGCTTCGCAGCCACCACCGTGGAAGAGATCCTGGCCAAGATGGAACAGCCTCGGAAGGAGGTTCCTGCCAGCCCTGACCGCCTCTGGGGCTCCCGCCTCACCTTCAACCACGATGGCAGCTCACGTTATGGCCCTAGGACCTACGGCGTTGTCACCAGCCCCAGGGCTGAGGATGGCGGGACCGTTTCCAGGGGATGGTCCCAGGAGGGGCCCCTGAAGTCTCCAAAGGAGAGCCAGGAAGAGCATAGCAAGACCCCTGAGGAGAG GAGCCCCCGTTCCGACCTGGCCTTCAatggggacatgcctcagccagCCAGCTCTGAGCCACCTGCTGAC ATTTCCAAGCCCTGGGTCCCCTCGAGTCTAGGCCCGTCCTCAGAGAATGGAGGCTGCGCCAGCCTTGGCCTCACCATTGATGTCTCAGACCCTGTGCCTGGGTCTCCCCGTCTTCACTCACCTGATGCGAGCCCAGCCCGCCCCTCTCAGCTGCCAGAAGCTCAGAGTCCTGCAGCACCCGGGGCTTCTCCCTGCCCCCTGGTGACTCCAGCATCCACAAGTCCAGTCTTGCTGGATGAGGGCTCCCACCAACCCTGTGACCCAGAGCTTGCTGCTGAGGGAGTCCCAGAGGCCCCAAGGCCTGGCAGCCCTCCTCTGGAGAAGGTCTTGGGGCGCCATAGCCCGGGGCAGCCCCAGGCTACCTCACCCCGACCTCTGATTGAGGAGGGTGAGTTCCTGGACCTTACACAGATGTTTCCATCTGAGGGGCAGGTGGCAGCTGAGGGtcacccagacctctgccccaCCAGCCTAGCTCAGCGCCGGTTCTCCGAAGGTGTACTGCAGTCGCCCAGCCAGGACCAGGAGAAGCTGGGGGGCTCGCTGGCTGCCCTGCCCCAAACCCAGGGGAGCCAGTCAGCCCTGGATCGGTCCTTTGGGAGTGACACAGAGTCCAACTGGAGCCTGTCACAGTCATTTGAGTGGACCTTCCCCACAAGGCCCTCAGGCCTGGGCTTATGTCGGCTGGactccccgcccccctcccccattaCGGAAGCCCCTGAGGCCGCCGAGGCTGCTGCTGAGGCTGGTGACTCTGTTGTATCCAGTGAGGAGGAAGGAGTGTCTGAGCAGGGGCGAGGGGTGTGGGCAGCCCCAGAGGGGCTGGAAAGGCCAGGTTCCTGGCTGCAGGGGGATGATCCTGGAATCTCCCCAACCCAAAAGGGGCACGGAGAGAGTGACCCCCAGTCCCCAGCTGTTGCCCTTGAGCCCCTGCCTACAGCGGGGAGCCCACCTCGGTCAGCTACCTTGCTGCAGGCTGAGGAGAGGGATGAGGAGCGGGGGCTCCTGGCCGGACAGGAATCCCATCTCCCTCCAGCCACGAGGGAGGCAGCCCTGCCCATCCTGGAGCCCGTCCGGGAGCAGCAGCAGCCAGCACCACCTGACCAGCCCTGCATCCTCTTTGCCGACACCCCTCATCCCAGGCAGGCATTGCCttctgaggaggaggaggaggcagtgaCCCTGGCCCAGGCTGAGACCACCCAGCCCAGGACAGAGGTGCAAGACCCCTACAGGGCCTCCCCGGAGCCGGTGGGCCCTGGAAGCAGTTCCCGCTGGCTAGATGACCTCCTGGCTTCGCCGCCACCCAGTGCTGGCAGTGTGAGGCGGGGAGCTGAACCCGAGCAGAAGGACATACAGACGCCTGGCACCTGCTCTGAG ggactcctgggctgGGCCCAGAAGGATCTGCAGAGTGAATTTGGGATTGCAGCAGACCCACAGCCCAGCAGTTTCAGCCCTTCCGGCTGGTCCCAAGACACTTCCCAGGACTATGGCCTTGGGGGCATGAGCCCTAGAGGAGACCCGGGCCTTGGAGAGAGCAGCTGGACCAGCAAGTATGGGCAAGGAGCAGGGAAAGGGAGCAGCAGGGAGTGGGCCAGCAGGTGTGGCATAGGCCAGGAGGAGATGGAGGCTGGCAGTGGAGAACGGAGGGAGGCGTCTGCTGCAGCAAGGCTTGCCGCCCAGGACTGGATATTCGGAAAGCCAAACCCACTTGGCACTCCTCAGAGCCCGGAGGCCACTGCACAGGACTGGGAGTTCAGAAGGAGGGACTCCCGGGGCACTTACTCCAGCCGGGATGCAGAACTCCAGGACCAGGAATTTGGGAAGAGAGATTCGCTGGGTGCTTACACCAGTCGGGATGCAAGTCTTCGGGACTGGGAATTTGGGAAGAGAGATTCCCTGGGTGTGTACACCAGCCAGGTTGCAGACAAGCAGGGCCAGGAGCTGGGAAAGAAGGAGCCGCTTGGCAGTTACAGCAGCCAGGATGGAGATGAGCACGACCGGGAGTTTGAGAAGAGAGATTCTGCACTGGGTGCCTTTGGCGGCCGGGGTACCGAGCAGCAGCAGGGCCAGGGCTTCGGGCAGAGGGCCTGGATGAGTGACTACAGCGGTGGCAGCAGCTCTACCCTCCTCGGCTCCCAGGACAGAGGCTTCAGCACAAGAGCCTTGAGTGCTGGGTTCAGCCCTGAGGAAGCCCAGCAGCAGGATGAGGAATTTGAGAAGAAGGTTCCGAGTGGTGGAGACAGTCTTGGTGAGGCCAGCAGGGATGTAAGCCAGCCAGAAGAGAGAGAGCCAGGGGGCCTGTTCAGCCCTAGCACCCCCCAGCCGCAGGATGGGGTACCTGGGCAGAGAGAACAAGGGAGTGGTGCCACCCAAGAGGTCGAAGGGCTGCAGGGCAGACAGCAGGCAGGgggccagagccctggtgatgctgaCCTGGAGGATAAGGAGACGGGGAAGCGAGGCTGGGCTACCGAGTTCAGCCTCAGGGTCGACTCCCAGCCAGAGGCGGCATTCAGCCTGGGCCGGCCAGACTGGAGTGACGATTTCTGCATCGAGGGCACCGAGAGGAGCCACCAGTTTGGTATCATTGGCAATGACAGAGCTAGCGGTGCTGGCCTGAGCCCTTCTGACAAAATGGGAGGTGGCCACTTCGTGCCTCCCGAGAAGACCACTGCCAGGTCTGTGGACTGGACTGACCAGCTAGGCCTCAGGAACCTAGAAGTGTCCAGCTGTTTGGATGCCAGGGGCTTGAATGAGGCCAGGGAGAACGCTGTGGGACAGATGGGCTGGTCAGACAACCTGGGCTTGAGGGACATGGACCTGGCTAGCCGTTTGGAGACTGGGGGGTCCGAGGAGCCCAGGGGAATCAAAGTTGGGGAGGAGGACTGGACTTCTGATATTGGGGTGAGGAACAGAGATTCGGCAGTGGTGGGGGAGGTAGGAGGCCACAGTCAGGCCAGGGAGAGTGGTGTGGGGCAGACCGACTGGTCAGGTGTGGAGGCCGGAGAGTTCCTTAAGTCAAGGGAGCGTGGAGTGGGACAGGCAGACTGGACACCTGACCTTGGGCTGCGAAACATGGCCCCGGGGGTAGGCTGCAGCCCCAGAGAGCCCCGGGAGCTTGGGGTGGGCCAGATGGACTGGGGCAACAATCTGGGCCTGAGGAATTTGGAGGTGTCCTGTGACCTGGAGTCAGGAGGGTCCCCTGAGCCACGAGGATGTGGAGTGGGGCAGATGGACTGGGCCCAGGACTTGGGGCTGCGGAACATGGAGCTCTCGGGGGGCCCGAGTGAAGCCAGGGAGCATGGGGTGGGCGAGGTCGGCCAGTGCCCAGAACTAGATCTTGGGAACAGTGGGGGCTTATCCCCAGACCTGGAGGCCACAGACCTGTCAGAGGCCAGGGAACTGGGAGTCGGCGAGACAAGTGGACCAGAGACCCCGGATGAGGAAGGCTACTCACCTTCCTCAGATACCCATCCTGAAGACCCCGGGATGGAGATGGGAGATGTCCCCAGCTTCAGAGCCAG TCCTGGCAGGTGTCCTGCCCGTTCTCCGCCCTCTGGCTCCCAGGGCCTGCTGGAGGAGATGCTGGCTGTCCACAGCTCCAAGACACCGGCCCACAGAGAGTCTGCGGCCTCGGCCCTCAGGCGCCTGTCACAGGAGGGAGAAGCCATAGCTATCCAAGGGGAGCCTCTGGACCATGGCAGGGACCCTCTGCCCTCTTGGAGGCCCCAGCCTGATGGTGAAGCCAGTCGGACAGAGGAGGTGGACGGCGGTTGGGGCCCTCCGGGGGCTGAGCAGGGCGAGCAGGGACCTTTACAGACTCCTCGGCGGCCCCCCCAGTGCCTGCCCCCCAGCTCCCTGAGTCAGGACTTCTCTTTCATTGAG GACACCGAGATCCTTGACAGTGCCATGTATCGGAGCCGTGCCAACCTGGGGCGTAAGCGTGGGCACCGGGCCCCAGCCATCCGGCCCGGCGGCACCCTGGGTCTGTCGGATGCAGGGGACTCGGATGCACGCCTGTTCCAGGACTCCACAG AGCCACGGGCTTCCCGGGTGCCGTCATCCGACGAGGAGGTGGTGGAGGAGCCTCAGAACCGCCGGACACGGATGTCCTTGGGCACCAAGGGGCTGAAAGTCAACCTCTTTCCTGGCCTGAGCCCATCTGCCCTGAAG
- the TNKS1BP1 gene encoding 182 kDa tankyrase-1-binding protein isoform X1 — MPLCSLNLTQGLPHVMKVSTLREGTAMASPPPREMEEELVLTGSEPGDSRAKPPVKPKPRALPTKPALPAKPSLLVPVGPRPPRGPLAELPSARKMNMLAGPQPYGGSKRPLPFAPRPTADAPDGGESTRGTGKEEAGKEEVPPLTPPARCAALGGVRKAPAPFRPASERFAATTVEEILAKMEQPRKEVPASPDRLWGSRLTFNHDGSSRYGPRTYGVVTSPRAEDGGTVSRGWSQEGPLKSPKESQEEHSKTPEERSPRSDLAFNGDMPQPASSEPPADISKPWVPSSLGPSSENGGCASLGLTIDVSDPVPGSPRLHSPDASPARPSQLPEAQSPAAPGASPCPLVTPASTSPVLLDEGSHQPCDPELAAEGVPEAPRPGSPPLEKVLGRHSPGQPQATSPRPLIEEGEFLDLTQMFPSEGQVAAEGHPDLCPTSLAQRRFSEGVLQSPSQDQEKLGGSLAALPQTQGSQSALDRSFGSDTESNWSLSQSFEWTFPTRPSGLGLCRLDSPPPSPITEAPEAAEAAAEAGDSVVSSEEEGVSEQGRGVWAAPEGLERPGSWLQGDDPGISPTQKGHGESDPQSPAVALEPLPTAGSPPRSATLLQAEERDEERGLLAGQESHLPPATREAALPILEPVREQQQPAPPDQPCILFADTPHPRQALPSEEEEEAVTLAQAETTQPRTEVQDPYRASPEPVGPGSSSRWLDDLLASPPPSAGSVRRGAEPEQKDIQTPGTCSEGLLGWAQKDLQSEFGIAADPQPSSFSPSGWSQDTSQDYGLGGMSPRGDPGLGESSWTSKYGQGAGKGSSREWASRCGIGQEEMEAGSGERREASAAARLAAQDWIFGKPNPLGTPQSPEATAQDWEFRRRDSRGTYSSRDAELQDQEFGKRDSLGAYTSRDASLRDWEFGKRDSLGVYTSQVADKQGQELGKKEPLGSYSSQDGDEHDREFEKRDSALGAFGGRGTEQQQGQGFGQRAWMSDYSGGSSSTLLGSQDRGFSTRALSAGFSPEEAQQQDEEFEKKVPSGGDSLGEASRDVSQPEEREPGGLFSPSTPQPQDGVPGQREQGSGATQEVEGLQGRQQAGGQSPGDADLEDKETGKRGWATEFSLRVDSQPEAAFSLGRPDWSDDFCIEGTERSHQFGIIGNDRASGAGLSPSDKMGGGHFVPPEKTTARSVDWTDQLGLRNLEVSSCLDARGLNEARENAVGQMGWSDNLGLRDMDLASRLETGGSEEPRGIKVGEEDWTSDIGVRNRDSAVVGEVGGHSQARESGVGQTDWSGVEAGEFLKSRERGVGQADWTPDLGLRNMAPGVGCSPREPRELGVGQMDWGNNLGLRNLEVSCDLESGGSPEPRGCGVGQMDWAQDLGLRNMELSGGPSEAREHGVGEVGQCPELDLGNSGGLSPDLEATDLSEARELGVGETSGPETPDEEGYSPSSDTHPEDPGMEMGDVPSFRASPGRCPARSPPSGSQGLLEEMLAVHSSKTPAHRESAASALRRLSQEGEAIAIQGEPLDHGRDPLPSWRPQPDGEASRTEEVDGGWGPPGAEQGEQGPLQTPRRPPQCLPPSSLSQDFSFIEDTEILDSAMYRSRANLGRKRGHRAPAIRPGGTLGLSDAGDSDARLFQDSTEPRASRVPSSDEEVVEEPQNRRTRMSLGTKGLKVNLFPGLSPSALKAKLRSRNRSAEEGEPAESKSTQKESAVQRSKSCKVPGLGKPLTLPPKPEKSSGSEGSSPNWLQALKLKKKKI; from the exons GTGACTCTCGGGCCAAACCCCCTGTCAAGCCCAAGCCCCGGGCCCTTCCCACCAAGCCAGCCCTGCCTGCCAAGCCCAGCCTACTGGTGCCTGTAGGGCCTCGGCCCCCCCGGGGCCCTCTGGCTGAGCTGCCTTCTGCCCGGAAGATGAACATGCTGGCGGGACCCCAGCCCTATGGTGGCAGCAAACGTCCCCTCCCCTTTGCACCAAGGCCTACTGCTGATGCCCCTGATGGAGGAGAATCCACTCGAGGGACTGGGAAGGAGGAGGCTGGCAAAGAGGAGGTGCCCCCCTTGACCCCTCCAGCGAGATGTGCTGCCCTGGGCGGCGTTCGGAAGGCCCCGGCCCCATTCCGTCCAGCCTCAGAGCGCTTCGCAGCCACCACCGTGGAAGAGATCCTGGCCAAGATGGAACAGCCTCGGAAGGAGGTTCCTGCCAGCCCTGACCGCCTCTGGGGCTCCCGCCTCACCTTCAACCACGATGGCAGCTCACGTTATGGCCCTAGGACCTACGGCGTTGTCACCAGCCCCAGGGCTGAGGATGGCGGGACCGTTTCCAGGGGATGGTCCCAGGAGGGGCCCCTGAAGTCTCCAAAGGAGAGCCAGGAAGAGCATAGCAAGACCCCTGAGGAGAG GAGCCCCCGTTCCGACCTGGCCTTCAatggggacatgcctcagccagCCAGCTCTGAGCCACCTGCTGAC ATTTCCAAGCCCTGGGTCCCCTCGAGTCTAGGCCCGTCCTCAGAGAATGGAGGCTGCGCCAGCCTTGGCCTCACCATTGATGTCTCAGACCCTGTGCCTGGGTCTCCCCGTCTTCACTCACCTGATGCGAGCCCAGCCCGCCCCTCTCAGCTGCCAGAAGCTCAGAGTCCTGCAGCACCCGGGGCTTCTCCCTGCCCCCTGGTGACTCCAGCATCCACAAGTCCAGTCTTGCTGGATGAGGGCTCCCACCAACCCTGTGACCCAGAGCTTGCTGCTGAGGGAGTCCCAGAGGCCCCAAGGCCTGGCAGCCCTCCTCTGGAGAAGGTCTTGGGGCGCCATAGCCCGGGGCAGCCCCAGGCTACCTCACCCCGACCTCTGATTGAGGAGGGTGAGTTCCTGGACCTTACACAGATGTTTCCATCTGAGGGGCAGGTGGCAGCTGAGGGtcacccagacctctgccccaCCAGCCTAGCTCAGCGCCGGTTCTCCGAAGGTGTACTGCAGTCGCCCAGCCAGGACCAGGAGAAGCTGGGGGGCTCGCTGGCTGCCCTGCCCCAAACCCAGGGGAGCCAGTCAGCCCTGGATCGGTCCTTTGGGAGTGACACAGAGTCCAACTGGAGCCTGTCACAGTCATTTGAGTGGACCTTCCCCACAAGGCCCTCAGGCCTGGGCTTATGTCGGCTGGactccccgcccccctcccccattaCGGAAGCCCCTGAGGCCGCCGAGGCTGCTGCTGAGGCTGGTGACTCTGTTGTATCCAGTGAGGAGGAAGGAGTGTCTGAGCAGGGGCGAGGGGTGTGGGCAGCCCCAGAGGGGCTGGAAAGGCCAGGTTCCTGGCTGCAGGGGGATGATCCTGGAATCTCCCCAACCCAAAAGGGGCACGGAGAGAGTGACCCCCAGTCCCCAGCTGTTGCCCTTGAGCCCCTGCCTACAGCGGGGAGCCCACCTCGGTCAGCTACCTTGCTGCAGGCTGAGGAGAGGGATGAGGAGCGGGGGCTCCTGGCCGGACAGGAATCCCATCTCCCTCCAGCCACGAGGGAGGCAGCCCTGCCCATCCTGGAGCCCGTCCGGGAGCAGCAGCAGCCAGCACCACCTGACCAGCCCTGCATCCTCTTTGCCGACACCCCTCATCCCAGGCAGGCATTGCCttctgaggaggaggaggaggcagtgaCCCTGGCCCAGGCTGAGACCACCCAGCCCAGGACAGAGGTGCAAGACCCCTACAGGGCCTCCCCGGAGCCGGTGGGCCCTGGAAGCAGTTCCCGCTGGCTAGATGACCTCCTGGCTTCGCCGCCACCCAGTGCTGGCAGTGTGAGGCGGGGAGCTGAACCCGAGCAGAAGGACATACAGACGCCTGGCACCTGCTCTGAG ggactcctgggctgGGCCCAGAAGGATCTGCAGAGTGAATTTGGGATTGCAGCAGACCCACAGCCCAGCAGTTTCAGCCCTTCCGGCTGGTCCCAAGACACTTCCCAGGACTATGGCCTTGGGGGCATGAGCCCTAGAGGAGACCCGGGCCTTGGAGAGAGCAGCTGGACCAGCAAGTATGGGCAAGGAGCAGGGAAAGGGAGCAGCAGGGAGTGGGCCAGCAGGTGTGGCATAGGCCAGGAGGAGATGGAGGCTGGCAGTGGAGAACGGAGGGAGGCGTCTGCTGCAGCAAGGCTTGCCGCCCAGGACTGGATATTCGGAAAGCCAAACCCACTTGGCACTCCTCAGAGCCCGGAGGCCACTGCACAGGACTGGGAGTTCAGAAGGAGGGACTCCCGGGGCACTTACTCCAGCCGGGATGCAGAACTCCAGGACCAGGAATTTGGGAAGAGAGATTCGCTGGGTGCTTACACCAGTCGGGATGCAAGTCTTCGGGACTGGGAATTTGGGAAGAGAGATTCCCTGGGTGTGTACACCAGCCAGGTTGCAGACAAGCAGGGCCAGGAGCTGGGAAAGAAGGAGCCGCTTGGCAGTTACAGCAGCCAGGATGGAGATGAGCACGACCGGGAGTTTGAGAAGAGAGATTCTGCACTGGGTGCCTTTGGCGGCCGGGGTACCGAGCAGCAGCAGGGCCAGGGCTTCGGGCAGAGGGCCTGGATGAGTGACTACAGCGGTGGCAGCAGCTCTACCCTCCTCGGCTCCCAGGACAGAGGCTTCAGCACAAGAGCCTTGAGTGCTGGGTTCAGCCCTGAGGAAGCCCAGCAGCAGGATGAGGAATTTGAGAAGAAGGTTCCGAGTGGTGGAGACAGTCTTGGTGAGGCCAGCAGGGATGTAAGCCAGCCAGAAGAGAGAGAGCCAGGGGGCCTGTTCAGCCCTAGCACCCCCCAGCCGCAGGATGGGGTACCTGGGCAGAGAGAACAAGGGAGTGGTGCCACCCAAGAGGTCGAAGGGCTGCAGGGCAGACAGCAGGCAGGgggccagagccctggtgatgctgaCCTGGAGGATAAGGAGACGGGGAAGCGAGGCTGGGCTACCGAGTTCAGCCTCAGGGTCGACTCCCAGCCAGAGGCGGCATTCAGCCTGGGCCGGCCAGACTGGAGTGACGATTTCTGCATCGAGGGCACCGAGAGGAGCCACCAGTTTGGTATCATTGGCAATGACAGAGCTAGCGGTGCTGGCCTGAGCCCTTCTGACAAAATGGGAGGTGGCCACTTCGTGCCTCCCGAGAAGACCACTGCCAGGTCTGTGGACTGGACTGACCAGCTAGGCCTCAGGAACCTAGAAGTGTCCAGCTGTTTGGATGCCAGGGGCTTGAATGAGGCCAGGGAGAACGCTGTGGGACAGATGGGCTGGTCAGACAACCTGGGCTTGAGGGACATGGACCTGGCTAGCCGTTTGGAGACTGGGGGGTCCGAGGAGCCCAGGGGAATCAAAGTTGGGGAGGAGGACTGGACTTCTGATATTGGGGTGAGGAACAGAGATTCGGCAGTGGTGGGGGAGGTAGGAGGCCACAGTCAGGCCAGGGAGAGTGGTGTGGGGCAGACCGACTGGTCAGGTGTGGAGGCCGGAGAGTTCCTTAAGTCAAGGGAGCGTGGAGTGGGACAGGCAGACTGGACACCTGACCTTGGGCTGCGAAACATGGCCCCGGGGGTAGGCTGCAGCCCCAGAGAGCCCCGGGAGCTTGGGGTGGGCCAGATGGACTGGGGCAACAATCTGGGCCTGAGGAATTTGGAGGTGTCCTGTGACCTGGAGTCAGGAGGGTCCCCTGAGCCACGAGGATGTGGAGTGGGGCAGATGGACTGGGCCCAGGACTTGGGGCTGCGGAACATGGAGCTCTCGGGGGGCCCGAGTGAAGCCAGGGAGCATGGGGTGGGCGAGGTCGGCCAGTGCCCAGAACTAGATCTTGGGAACAGTGGGGGCTTATCCCCAGACCTGGAGGCCACAGACCTGTCAGAGGCCAGGGAACTGGGAGTCGGCGAGACAAGTGGACCAGAGACCCCGGATGAGGAAGGCTACTCACCTTCCTCAGATACCCATCCTGAAGACCCCGGGATGGAGATGGGAGATGTCCCCAGCTTCAGAGCCAG TCCTGGCAGGTGTCCTGCCCGTTCTCCGCCCTCTGGCTCCCAGGGCCTGCTGGAGGAGATGCTGGCTGTCCACAGCTCCAAGACACCGGCCCACAGAGAGTCTGCGGCCTCGGCCCTCAGGCGCCTGTCACAGGAGGGAGAAGCCATAGCTATCCAAGGGGAGCCTCTGGACCATGGCAGGGACCCTCTGCCCTCTTGGAGGCCCCAGCCTGATGGTGAAGCCAGTCGGACAGAGGAGGTGGACGGCGGTTGGGGCCCTCCGGGGGCTGAGCAGGGCGAGCAGGGACCTTTACAGACTCCTCGGCGGCCCCCCCAGTGCCTGCCCCCCAGCTCCCTGAGTCAGGACTTCTCTTTCATTGAG GACACCGAGATCCTTGACAGTGCCATGTATCGGAGCCGTGCCAACCTGGGGCGTAAGCGTGGGCACCGGGCCCCAGCCATCCGGCCCGGCGGCACCCTGGGTCTGTCGGATGCAGGGGACTCGGATGCACGCCTGTTCCAGGACTCCACAG AGCCACGGGCTTCCCGGGTGCCGTCATCCGACGAGGAGGTGGTGGAGGAGCCTCAGAACCGCCGGACACGGATGTCCTTGGGCACCAAGGGGCTGAAAGTCAACCTCTTTCCTGGCCTGAGCCCATCTGCCCTGAAG